The Neorhodopirellula lusitana genome segment GACGATCGTGCCAGACGTCAGTCATCAAAGCAACGTTCATCCTTATTTCACTCTCGAATCACGTTATACCGCACGTTTCCGTCAGAGCGAGTCCCATGCGATTGGGGAACGCATTCAAGTAGAAGCTTTTCGCCCGTCCGCGTGCAAGTCGCACTGTAGTAGGTTCGTTCCCTTGCTTCATCAGTGTGGTGCCAATCGACGATCTTGTATTGATCAAGAAAAAAGCCTTTCCACTTTCCGTGCAAGAGTTTGGATGCTTGCCACTCGGAAAGCAATCCATCACGAACCAGAGTCTCAGCAACACCGTTTGAGTCTGATGTCGGAAGCCGCGATTCGTTCGCGAGCATCCAACCGGCCAGATCGGATTCAGCGATCAATCGGCTCCTGCGAACAGCGGAAAGAAATCCTGAGGTGTCAGTGGATGTCACGAGATCACATCTATGCCAGAACGCTAGCGATCAGCGGGGACGGGCGAACAACTTGCAAGCAGACTAGAAACGGACACCCCGTCCTCCGTTGCATCACATGGTTATCGCTGGTTTTAGTCGGTCATCTGGAAGTAGAGGACGCCGTTAGTCTTGTCAACAAAAATCATTGGGCGATGGGACAGTTGCCCGTCAGCGGGTTCATAGAGTGTACCGACAGCATCGGCCGGAGGCAGCATCCAGTCAGCGTTGCCACCGTAGAACTCTGAATTACGTTTAACATCATGCTCGTCGAATGGAGATAGCGTATCGGGCGTTGCCTTGTGTCCAGGACGATCCCAGTGAGCGTCAAATTCAGCAACAGCATGAGCGTCCAGATCGTCAACTGGGGCGGCAAAACGATACAGCCGAAGTCGCCCGCCCATGCCAATGGATGCACGCAGAAATCGAATTTGATTCGCGGAATCGGGTAGCGAGTGAGAAACTGTGAATGCGATCGCTTGAGCAGTCGAATCAACGTAGCCATCGGATTCCTCGACGTTGGGGCGCGTCATGCCGATGCCGAGCAGAAGCATTAGCGCAACGTACATCAACCCAACGCCGACGACGAAGCGGAATAACCATTTCCAAATGGTGTTCAGCATAGGAGCACTTCAACGCGATAACGACCGCGATAACCGAGTCACGGCGATTGGTTTTCCATTGTCAACAACGACGACTCCGCGACTTCGGTTCATCGCGTGGTTCATCGCACGGTTCGTCGGCCTTATTCGGCTCAGCGATTCGAAACAAGGCACCGCAAAACTCGACGAAAAAGCAAACCCCTTGCCTGCTAGTCAGTCAATTCAATTGTAGCGGAACGTTCGACTTTACGTAGTTTAAGAGTTGCCCAAAGCCAAATCGCGAAAGCAACAATCGCAACTGGAACAGATACCGCCCCTAAAGACAGCGATGTCGAAATGTCGCCAGCCAATTGGCTCGGTTCAACACTCTCAGCCTTTGCCAGCGCATCGAAAGATCGCATCATTCCGATCACCGTCATGAACACGCCACCTGCAAGAGCCAGAGGAACGATAAGAGCCGTCACCAAGCGCACCCGCCGGAGCGATGTTCTATCCGTTAGGTCTCGTTCACGGTCGGTTGTTGGTGTGGAGTAAGGGTTCGAGTCTTTCATCTCAGTACGGCGAACGGTAGCGATGTGCGGGCGGGCGGCGAACGACTCGCAGGCAGCCGAAAAAAAGATCTCCGCCGCTCCGTTAAAACCGATGGTTATCCGTTTGGTGATGGCATTGTTCGGTCGAACCAATCCGCCCGATCAGACGCGGCATGACGCAAACCATAGATCGAGGGAACACCATCATCAGAAGCAAAGACAACGACGTAAGGAAACCTGTCAACCAGTGCGCCACGGAAATCACCGCCGATCCGACCAAATGAGTCAGGGCGATCGACGACATTGCGTATCGCAGACCGCAACGTTAGCCCGGAAGCGGTTGCCGAGCGCGGAAGCGATAGAATCGTAGTGAGAACAAGCAGTAGCTAAGTCGACGGCGAAGAATGGATGGTAGCGTTCAGTCGCCATCGACACGCCGCCATACTTCGTCAGCGTCAATTGCGATAGAAGGGTCCGCAAGCATTTCGTCACGCCGGCGTTGCATTTCGGCAAGCTCGTCTGGCGGTAGCGTTAGCGGTGCCGAAGAAGCCAAGTCGTCCCAGAGTTGCGTTACGATCGCGAACTTCTGGTCGGGCGGTAGAGAACGAAGTGATTCTTGCAGGGTCATGGTTGCGTCCTATAATCGAGAACTGTTCATTGTACCACGCCAAATTCCCGTGGCGATTAGGCGAAAAACGCAACGGAAACACGAGATTCTACGTCAGCGAGCAAACACGGACGCACCCAGTCGGATAACGTTGGCCATCAGCGGGCACGGTCGGTTGAATTTTCCATTGTCAAAAAACATGCAAGCCGTGCTCCGTTGCATGGCTTGGTTACCCGCCACGTGCAAAGTACGACCACCCGCAGTGACCGCAAGTATCCTCATCGGCCTGAATCGCTTGGTGACACAACGGGCATTCAAGGTCGTCATCCGAATCAATTGCAGACGGAGCAGCTATATCGCGAGTGCTTGAATCACCCCATTTGGGGAGGTTGCAGTGTAGGCATTGCCCCGTCCAAACATGATAGGTGAAACGCCAGATAAAGAAAGGACGCCCACACTGCGGGCAAGGGAAGTGACCGCACCGCCAGCCAGCCACTCCGTAAGCGGCCATCCAGGCAACAGCGGCGATCATCGCGGCGTCATCTGACCCAGTCCACCTTTGCATCGCAATTGCCGCTAAAGCAACGCCCGGAAGATAGGTCAGTATTAGTATCCAGAAGACTTTACGGCGGTGGCGGTAGCTGTCCCATGTGGTCATGCTATTTGAGTCGGGTAACGCCAGAATTCACGCGGTCGGGCCGTAAAAAGTTTGATTCACCGAAACACGTAACGGCCAACTCGCGTGCAATTTCTTGGTTACCCGCCGTCAGCCGCATCGTCAGCAGGTAAAACTGCAAACACGCCATTCCAGACCGATTCTGGAGCAACGACCGTGGCATCATACCTCCGCTCATCGCGGCGTGAAAGCGAGATTATAACAGGCATCGTCTTACCGCTGCCAACATTGGAATACGTGCCCTCGAGAAAAAAGTCACCGTCGCCTGCATTAGAGAGTTGCGAAAATGCGAAGCAATCTTCCGGCTCATTGGCGTGCTGTGCGATCGCTGTTGATACCGCCGAAAACACCGAATCGAGTCTTTGTTTCGCGAGGG includes the following:
- a CDS encoding MotA/TolQ/ExbB proton channel family protein → MVRPNNAITKRITIGFNGAAEIFFSAACESFAARPHIATVRRTEMKDSNPYSTPTTDRERDLTDRTSLRRVRLVTALIVPLALAGGVFMTVIGMMRSFDALAKAESVEPSQLAGDISTSLSLGAVSVPVAIVAFAIWLWATLKLRKVERSATIELTD
- a CDS encoding addiction module protein yields the protein MTLQESLRSLPPDQKFAIVTQLWDDLASSAPLTLPPDELAEMQRRRDEMLADPSIAIDADEVWRRVDGD